The Patescibacteria group bacterium region TTAGAATCAAGCTTCACTAAATAACCCAGATCCTTTACCGTCTTGATAAACTCGGGTAAATCAGGATGCAAAGTCGGTTCTCCGCCAGTGATGACCACCCCCTCTAACTTGCCTTGGCGGCTTTTTAAAAAAAGAAAAAGGTCTGACTCTTCAAGAGCCGGACCTTTTTCCTTATTAGGTAAGACAAGCTGGGGATTATAGCAAAAGTGACAGCGAAAATTACAACCTTGGGTGAAGATAATCGCGGCTAAATGCTCGGGGTAATCTAATAAGCTCAATTTTTCTAAACCGCCGATTATCATATATTTAAAAAGCTAAAAACTTACCTGGACAGTCCTCTATTTTTCACAAACCTTAAAAGTCTTCCGATCCTTATACTCGGCCGCTTTGCCTTTGTTGTAATTCTGAACCGGGGTTAACCAACCGACGACACGGCTGTAAACAATGCATTCTTGACGTTGAGTTTGCACAGGGCTCATATTTTTTAATTTTGCC contains the following coding sequences:
- the nrdD gene encoding anaerobic ribonucleoside-triphosphate reductase; its protein translation is MSPVQTQRQECIVYSRVVGWLTPVQNYNKGKAAEYKDRKTFKVCEK